The Streptomyces sp. NBC_01275 genome has a segment encoding these proteins:
- a CDS encoding MBL fold metallo-hydrolase, with amino-acid sequence MDVVALLPRLHLLRFPVGQAYLWRDGAELTLVDAGPAGSAAAITDAVTALGHPPEAVRRVVLTHFHEDHAGGAAELAARTGAEVLAHPADAAVVRGEVPCPPPVLADWERPLHAAALRRLPQGDFARPTRVTEVHDDTLLDFGGGARVVHVPGHTHGSIALHLPRHGVLFTGDAVAASPVDGAVLPGVFHLDRTQALASFHRLAALDTDLACFGHGDPVTGRASTVLREGADNCRAPR; translated from the coding sequence ATGGACGTCGTCGCCCTCCTGCCCCGCCTCCACCTCCTGCGCTTCCCGGTCGGCCAGGCCTATCTCTGGCGCGACGGAGCCGAGTTGACGCTCGTCGACGCCGGCCCGGCGGGCTCCGCCGCGGCGATCACCGACGCGGTCACCGCCCTGGGCCATCCTCCCGAGGCCGTACGACGGGTCGTGCTGACCCACTTCCACGAGGACCACGCGGGCGGCGCGGCCGAGTTGGCGGCGCGCACCGGGGCCGAGGTGCTGGCGCACCCCGCGGACGCCGCCGTGGTGCGGGGTGAAGTCCCCTGCCCGCCGCCGGTGTTGGCCGACTGGGAGCGTCCCCTGCACGCCGCGGCGCTCCGACGGCTGCCCCAGGGCGACTTCGCGCGGCCCACGCGGGTCACCGAGGTGCACGACGACACCCTCCTCGACTTCGGCGGCGGTGCGCGCGTGGTCCATGTCCCGGGCCATACGCACGGCAGCATCGCCCTTCATCTGCCGCGCCACGGCGTGCTGTTCACCGGGGACGCCGTCGCCGCCTCGCCCGTCGACGGCGCGGTGCTGCCGGGCGTGTTCCACCTGGACCGGACACAGGCGCTCGCCTCCTTCCACCGGCTGGCCGCCCTCGACACGGACCTGGCCTGCTTCGGTCACGGCGACCCGGTGACCGGGCGGGCCTCGACGGTCCTGCGCGAAGGGGCGGACAACTGTCGGGCCCCACGCTGA
- a CDS encoding protein kinase family protein — protein MGIASPRLAAHRTVAAALGRLSDRALADLVESGVPLGAGIGGQVARVEAAGRPVFVKQIRLTDVERRTEHLGSTANVFGLPPYCHYGVGDVGSPGFGAWRELAVHTMTTKWVLSGRFPGFPLTYHWRVLPHAPRPLPVELADVDRAVTYWGGGPERPGLRERLDGLRSASASLTVFLEHLPLTLHDWLGARLRTDGADAACALVERELAALVSFLHDRRLLHFDGHFRNVLTDGRRLYLADHGLALSARFDLTPPERAFLDLHRGYDRAYVGSYLVKWLVTDLYGYVGEERAAFVRACAGGLRPQGVPAGAAALVSRHAPVAAVMERFERRFREESRSTPFPADALRRADRSQKGESRP, from the coding sequence ATGGGGATCGCGTCCCCTCGCCTCGCCGCCCATCGAACCGTCGCCGCCGCCCTCGGCCGGCTGAGCGACCGCGCACTCGCGGACCTGGTGGAGTCCGGCGTGCCGCTCGGCGCCGGGATCGGCGGGCAGGTGGCGCGGGTCGAGGCGGCGGGCCGCCCGGTGTTCGTGAAGCAGATCCGGCTCACCGACGTCGAGCGGCGCACGGAGCACCTCGGCTCCACGGCGAACGTCTTCGGGCTCCCGCCCTACTGCCACTACGGCGTCGGCGACGTCGGCAGCCCGGGCTTCGGGGCGTGGCGGGAACTGGCCGTGCACACGATGACCACGAAGTGGGTGCTCTCCGGCCGGTTCCCGGGGTTTCCGCTGACGTACCACTGGCGGGTACTGCCCCACGCGCCCCGCCCGCTCCCGGTCGAACTGGCCGACGTGGACCGGGCGGTGACGTACTGGGGCGGCGGGCCGGAGCGTCCGGGGCTGCGCGAGCGCCTCGACGGTCTGCGCTCGGCGTCGGCGAGCCTGACGGTGTTCCTGGAGCACCTTCCGCTCACGCTCCACGACTGGCTGGGCGCGCGCCTGCGCACGGACGGCGCGGACGCCGCCTGCGCCCTGGTGGAACGGGAGCTGGCGGCCCTGGTCTCCTTCCTCCACGACCGCCGGCTCCTCCACTTCGACGGCCACTTCCGCAACGTCCTCACCGACGGACGCCGGCTCTACCTCGCCGACCACGGACTCGCGCTCTCCGCCCGCTTCGACCTCACCCCGCCGGAACGGGCCTTCCTCGACCTGCATCGCGGCTACGACCGCGCCTACGTCGGCTCCTACTTGGTGAAGTGGCTCGTCACGGACCTGTACGGGTATGTCGGCGAGGAACGCGCGGCCTTCGTGCGCGCCTGCGCCGGAGGTCTGCGGCCGCAGGGCGTCCCGGCCGGGGCCGCCGCGCTGGTGAGCCGTCACGCTCCGGTCGCCGCCGTGATGGAGCGCTTCGAGCGACGGTTCCGGGAGGAGAGCAGGTCGACGCCGTTCCCGGCGGACGCGCTGCGGCGCGCGGACCGGTCGCAAAAGGGCGAGAGTCGGCCGTAA
- a CDS encoding NUDIX hydrolase encodes MTVVWINGAFGAGKTTTARELIDLIPNSTLFDPEVIGGALPYLLPPKRLAEVGDFQDLPIWRRLVIDTAAALLAELGGVLVVPMTLLRQEYRDEIFGGLAARRIPVRHVLLAPAETILRERIAHREVPADLPDGEIRIRQWSNDHIEPYRAALASWLTVDAHLIDNGVLTPYETAVRIAGAVSSGAVAPCDIVQTPEPGAETVAAGVLLFDERDRVLLVDPTYKPGWEFPGGVVEPGEAPARAGVREVQEETGIRLDDVPRLLVVDWERPAPPGYGGLRLLFDGGRLDAAAVAGLLLPGPELRGWRFATEEEAADLLPPVRYERLRWALRARERGAALYLEAGTPVG; translated from the coding sequence GTGACCGTCGTCTGGATCAACGGCGCGTTCGGTGCGGGCAAGACGACCACCGCACGGGAACTGATCGACCTGATCCCGAACAGCACGCTTTTCGACCCCGAGGTCATCGGCGGCGCGCTCCCGTACCTGCTGCCGCCCAAGCGCCTCGCCGAGGTCGGGGACTTCCAGGACCTGCCGATCTGGCGCCGGCTCGTGATCGACACCGCGGCCGCGCTCCTCGCCGAGCTCGGCGGCGTCCTCGTGGTGCCCATGACCCTGCTGCGCCAGGAGTACCGCGACGAGATCTTCGGCGGCCTCGCCGCCCGCCGGATCCCCGTCCGACATGTTCTCCTCGCTCCGGCGGAAACGATCCTGCGCGAGCGAATAGCCCACCGGGAGGTCCCCGCGGACCTCCCCGACGGCGAGATCCGGATCCGGCAGTGGTCCAACGACCACATCGAGCCCTACCGTGCGGCGCTCGCCTCCTGGCTCACCGTCGACGCCCACCTGATCGACAACGGCGTCCTCACCCCGTACGAGACCGCCGTGCGGATCGCGGGGGCGGTGAGCAGCGGGGCCGTCGCCCCCTGTGACATCGTGCAGACCCCCGAGCCCGGTGCGGAGACGGTGGCCGCCGGGGTGCTGCTCTTCGACGAGCGGGACCGGGTGCTGCTGGTCGACCCGACCTACAAGCCCGGCTGGGAGTTCCCCGGCGGAGTCGTGGAGCCGGGGGAGGCGCCCGCGCGCGCGGGCGTGCGCGAGGTGCAGGAGGAGACCGGCATTCGGTTGGACGACGTACCCCGGCTGCTCGTCGTCGACTGGGAGCGGCCCGCGCCGCCCGGCTACGGCGGGCTGCGCCTCCTCTTCGACGGCGGCCGACTCGACGCGGCGGCCGTCGCGGGGCTGCTGCTGCCCGGACCCGAACTGCGCGGCTGGCGCTTCGCCACGGAGGAGGAGGCGGCCGACCTCCTGCCGCCGGTCCGCTACGAGCGGCTGCGCTGGGCGCTGCGGGCCCGCGAGCGCGGGGCGGCGCTGTATCTCGAGGCCGGCACACCGGTCGGGTGA
- a CDS encoding ADP-ribosylglycohydrolase family protein, protein MSSPQQAHAALDGLALGDAFGDAWFTRSDEPAEELWAARELRPAPWPWTDDSAMAFVLFAHLTAHGEIRPDDLAREFAAEYHRDPARKYGPSMHGVLRRIHDGEDWRTVTTGQFGGQGSHGNGAAMRVAPLGAWFRGDPAAAVEQARLSALTTHAHPEAVAGAVAVAVAAALAAASEGLDAPPRAGFLREVAAHVPDGDVRSGLLVAAGLPERASVRHAASVLGSGKLISAADTVPFALWSAAGHLDDLPEALWQTVAGWGDRDTTCAIVGGTVAARTGTGAVPAAWRQAREDLPVFGGHATRAGTGGVGS, encoded by the coding sequence ATGAGCAGTCCGCAGCAGGCCCACGCCGCCCTGGACGGGCTGGCGCTGGGCGACGCCTTCGGCGACGCCTGGTTCACGCGCTCCGACGAGCCCGCCGAGGAGCTGTGGGCCGCGCGGGAGCTGCGTCCTGCGCCGTGGCCGTGGACGGACGACTCGGCCATGGCGTTCGTGCTGTTCGCCCATCTCACCGCGCACGGGGAGATCCGCCCGGACGACCTGGCACGGGAGTTCGCCGCCGAGTACCACCGCGACCCGGCCCGCAAGTACGGCCCGTCCATGCACGGCGTGCTGCGGCGCATCCACGACGGCGAGGACTGGCGGACGGTCACCACGGGCCAGTTCGGCGGGCAGGGCTCCCACGGCAACGGCGCCGCGATGCGGGTCGCCCCGCTGGGGGCCTGGTTCCGAGGCGACCCGGCGGCCGCCGTCGAGCAGGCCAGACTGTCCGCACTGACCACCCACGCCCACCCGGAGGCCGTCGCGGGGGCGGTGGCCGTGGCCGTCGCCGCCGCGCTGGCAGCCGCGAGCGAGGGCCTCGACGCCCCACCGCGCGCCGGGTTCCTGCGCGAGGTCGCCGCACACGTGCCGGACGGCGACGTACGGTCCGGGCTGCTGGTGGCCGCCGGCCTCCCCGAGCGCGCGTCGGTGCGCCACGCCGCGTCCGTGCTGGGCTCGGGGAAGCTGATCTCGGCCGCGGACACGGTGCCGTTCGCCCTGTGGTCCGCGGCGGGTCACCTGGACGACCTGCCCGAGGCGCTGTGGCAGACCGTGGCCGGGTGGGGCGACCGCGACACGACCTGTGCGATCGTCGGCGGCACCGTCGCGGCCCGCACCGGCACGGGCGCCGTCCCCGCCGCCTGGCGGCAGGCCCGCGAGGACCTCCCGGTCTTCGGCGGCCACGCCACCCGGGCGGGCACGGGTGGCGTCGGGTCCTGA
- a CDS encoding ROK family protein, whose amino-acid sequence MHTDFVAALDIGGTKIAGALVNGDGAILVRAQRPTPAQENGDTVMRAVEEVLAELTAAPLWARVRAVGIGSAGPVDASAGTVSPVNVPGWRDYPLVDRVRAATGDLPVELIGDGVAITAAEHWQGAARGHDNALCMVVSTGVGGGLVLGGRLHPGPTGNAGHIGHISVELDGDLCPCGARGCVERIASGPNIARRAVENGWLPGPDGDASAAAVAAAARAGDPVAVASFERAAQALAAGIAATATLVEIDIAVVGGGVGKAGEVLFAPLRRALGDYATLSFVQRLTVVPAQMGTDAGLVGAAAAALAGGRAGASAAGVAGVAGVAGV is encoded by the coding sequence ATGCACACCGACTTCGTGGCCGCGCTCGACATCGGCGGCACCAAGATCGCCGGCGCGCTGGTGAACGGCGACGGCGCGATCCTGGTCCGCGCGCAGCGGCCCACGCCCGCACAGGAGAACGGCGACACCGTGATGCGGGCCGTCGAGGAGGTGCTGGCGGAGCTGACCGCGGCGCCGCTGTGGGCGCGCGTCCGCGCCGTCGGCATCGGCAGCGCGGGTCCGGTCGACGCCTCCGCGGGCACGGTCAGCCCGGTGAACGTGCCCGGCTGGCGCGACTATCCGCTGGTCGACCGGGTCCGGGCCGCGACCGGGGACCTGCCGGTCGAGCTGATCGGCGACGGCGTGGCGATCACGGCGGCCGAGCACTGGCAGGGCGCGGCGCGCGGCCATGACAACGCCCTGTGCATGGTGGTCTCCACCGGCGTCGGCGGCGGCCTGGTGCTGGGCGGTCGGCTGCACCCCGGCCCCACCGGCAACGCGGGGCACATCGGTCACATCAGCGTCGAGCTCGACGGCGACCTGTGCCCGTGCGGTGCGCGGGGCTGCGTGGAGCGGATCGCCAGCGGCCCCAACATCGCCCGCCGGGCCGTGGAGAACGGCTGGCTGCCCGGCCCGGACGGCGACGCCTCCGCCGCCGCGGTGGCCGCCGCCGCCCGGGCAGGCGATCCGGTCGCGGTGGCCTCCTTCGAACGGGCCGCGCAGGCCCTGGCGGCCGGCATCGCGGCCACCGCGACCCTCGTCGAGATCGACATCGCCGTGGTCGGCGGGGGCGTGGGCAAGGCGGGCGAGGTCCTCTTCGCCCCCCTGCGCCGGGCCCTCGGCGACTACGCGACCCTCTCCTTCGTCCAGCGCCTGACCGTCGTGCCCGCCCAGATGGGGACGGACGCGGGCCTGGTGGGGGCGGCGGCCGCGGCGCTGGCGGGAGGAAGGGCCGGGGCGAGTGCGGCTGGAGTGGCGGGCGTGGCGGGCGTGGCGGGGGTGTGA
- a CDS encoding LacI family DNA-binding transcriptional regulator, translating into MPRRPESRYGNRPTMKDVAARAGVGLKTVSRVVNGEPGVTPETERRVQEAIDALGFRRNDSARVLRKGRTASIGLVLEDLADPFYGPLSRAVEEVARAHGALLINGSSAEDPDREQELALALCARRVDGLVVIPAGDDHRYLEPEIKAGVATVFVDRPAGQIDADCVLSDNFGGSREGVAHLIAHGHRRIGFIGDMPRIHTAAERLRGYRTAMEDAGIPIEDAWMSLGATDPLRVRRAAETMLSGPDPVTAVFSGNNRVTVTVIRVLAEQTRRIALVAFDDLELADLLQPGVTVVAQDAATLGRTAAERLFGQLEGALIVPERIELPTRLIMRGSGELPPAE; encoded by the coding sequence ATGCCGCGCCGCCCCGAAAGCCGTTACGGCAACCGTCCCACCATGAAGGACGTCGCCGCACGCGCCGGAGTCGGACTCAAGACCGTCTCCCGGGTGGTGAACGGCGAGCCGGGCGTCACCCCGGAGACAGAGCGCCGCGTCCAGGAGGCCATCGACGCGCTCGGCTTCCGCCGCAACGACAGCGCGCGGGTCCTGCGCAAGGGCCGTACCGCCAGCATCGGCCTGGTCCTGGAGGACCTCGCCGACCCGTTCTACGGCCCCCTCAGCCGTGCGGTGGAGGAGGTGGCCCGCGCCCACGGCGCGCTGCTCATCAACGGCTCCAGCGCCGAGGACCCCGACCGTGAACAGGAGTTGGCGCTGGCGCTGTGCGCACGCCGGGTGGACGGGCTGGTGGTGATCCCGGCCGGCGACGACCACCGTTATCTGGAGCCGGAGATCAAGGCGGGCGTGGCCACGGTCTTCGTCGACCGGCCGGCCGGCCAGATCGACGCCGACTGCGTGCTGTCGGACAACTTCGGCGGGTCCCGCGAGGGGGTCGCCCATCTGATCGCGCACGGGCACCGCCGGATCGGGTTCATCGGCGACATGCCCCGCATCCACACGGCCGCGGAGCGCCTGCGCGGCTACCGGACCGCCATGGAGGACGCGGGCATACCGATCGAGGACGCCTGGATGTCCCTGGGCGCCACCGACCCCCTGCGGGTGCGCCGGGCGGCCGAGACGATGCTGTCCGGGCCCGACCCGGTCACGGCGGTCTTCTCCGGCAACAACCGGGTGACGGTCACCGTGATCCGGGTGCTCGCGGAGCAGACCCGCCGGATCGCCCTGGTCGCCTTCGACGACCTGGAGCTGGCCGACCTGCTCCAGCCGGGCGTCACCGTGGTCGCCCAGGACGCGGCCACACTTGGCCGCACCGCCGCGGAGCGCCTGTTCGGGCAGCTGGAGGGCGCTCTGATCGTCCCCGAGCGCATCGAGCTGCCGACCCGGCTGATCATGCGCGGCTCGGGCGAGCTGCCCCCGGCGGAGTGA
- a CDS encoding VOC family protein: MSVELNHTIVHSRDNRESAEFLAHVLGLEVGAEWGPFVPVDTSNKVTLDFVSVPAESIVMQHYAFLVSDEEFDAAFDRIEQAGITYYADPHRKQPGEINRHHGGRGLYFMDPAGHGMEIITHPYVIPQH, from the coding sequence ATGTCAGTCGAGTTGAACCACACCATCGTCCACTCCCGCGACAACCGGGAGTCCGCGGAGTTCCTCGCACACGTCCTGGGGCTCGAAGTCGGGGCCGAGTGGGGCCCGTTCGTCCCCGTCGACACGAGCAACAAGGTCACCCTGGACTTCGTCTCCGTCCCGGCGGAGTCCATCGTCATGCAGCACTACGCGTTCCTCGTCTCCGACGAGGAGTTCGACGCCGCGTTCGACCGGATCGAGCAGGCCGGGATCACGTACTACGCGGACCCGCACCGCAAGCAGCCGGGTGAGATCAACCGCCATCACGGCGGCCGTGGCCTGTACTTCATGGATCCCGCGGGCCACGGCATGGAGATCATCACCCACCCGTACGTGATTCCCCAGCACTAA
- a CDS encoding aldolase/citrate lyase family protein, whose product MGQGQQETVATSLAGAVSEQISASLAPVDAELDRRYPGDPGTRQPVHTVYVPGDAFDADTIRSWGDRALAALDEHAPDAAFFAAVLGLSDDLAEPVYARVRAKLEREPIEDLRVDFEDGYGPRPDAEEDETAARAARLIAEAYAKGTAAPYMGIRMKCMEAAVRDRGIRTLDVFLSGLMEAGGLPEGLLLTLPKVTYPEQVTAMVRLLEAFEEARGLPPGRLGFEIQIETSQSILATDGTATVARMIQAAEGRATGLHYGTFDYSACLGVSAAYQASDHPAADHAKAVMQVAAAGTGVRVSDGSTNVLPVGPTARVHDAWRLHYGLTRRALSRAYYQGWDMHPGHIPTRYAAVFAFYREGFAQAAERLSRYANRAGGDVMDEPATAKALSGYLLRGLDCGALDLVEVTGATGLSREALDAFAAPRRGDLTASAGAGSE is encoded by the coding sequence ATGGGGCAAGGGCAGCAGGAGACGGTGGCGACGAGCCTCGCGGGCGCCGTCAGCGAGCAGATCAGCGCCTCCCTCGCGCCGGTCGACGCCGAACTCGACCGCCGCTACCCCGGAGACCCGGGCACCCGTCAGCCCGTCCACACCGTCTACGTCCCCGGCGACGCCTTCGACGCCGACACGATCCGCTCCTGGGGCGACAGGGCCCTCGCCGCCCTCGACGAACACGCCCCGGACGCCGCGTTCTTCGCCGCCGTCCTCGGCCTGTCCGACGACCTCGCCGAGCCCGTGTACGCGCGCGTGCGCGCCAAACTGGAGCGCGAGCCGATCGAGGACCTGCGCGTCGACTTCGAGGACGGCTACGGCCCCCGCCCGGACGCCGAGGAGGACGAGACGGCCGCGCGGGCGGCCCGGCTGATCGCCGAGGCGTACGCGAAGGGCACGGCGGCCCCGTACATGGGCATCCGCATGAAGTGCATGGAGGCCGCCGTGCGCGACCGGGGCATCCGCACCCTCGACGTCTTTCTCAGCGGCCTGATGGAGGCCGGCGGGCTGCCCGAGGGGCTGCTCCTCACCCTCCCGAAGGTGACCTACCCGGAGCAGGTCACCGCGATGGTCCGGCTCCTGGAGGCCTTCGAGGAGGCGCGCGGACTGCCGCCCGGCCGGCTCGGGTTCGAGATCCAGATCGAGACCAGCCAGTCCATCCTCGCCACCGACGGCACCGCGACGGTCGCCCGCATGATCCAGGCCGCCGAGGGCCGGGCCACCGGCCTGCACTACGGCACCTTCGACTACAGCGCCTGCCTGGGAGTCTCCGCCGCCTACCAGGCCAGCGACCACCCGGCCGCCGACCACGCCAAGGCGGTCATGCAGGTCGCGGCGGCCGGCACCGGCGTCCGCGTCTCGGACGGCTCCACGAACGTCCTGCCGGTCGGCCCGACCGCCCGGGTCCACGACGCCTGGCGGCTGCACTACGGCCTCACGCGCCGCGCGCTGTCCCGCGCCTACTACCAGGGCTGGGACATGCACCCCGGCCACATCCCCACCCGCTACGCGGCCGTCTTCGCCTTCTACCGCGAGGGCTTCGCCCAGGCCGCCGAGCGCCTGTCCCGGTACGCCAACCGGGCCGGCGGCGACGTCATGGACGAGCCGGCGACCGCGAAGGCCCTCAGCGGCTATCTGCTGCGCGGTCTGGACTGCGGCGCGCTGGACCTCGTCGAGGTCACCGGCGCGACCGGGCTGTCCCGGGAGGCCCTGGACGCCTTCGCGGCGCCCCGCCGGGGCGATCTGACGGCCTCGGCGGGGGCCGGCTCCGAGTAG
- a CDS encoding endonuclease/exonuclease/phosphatase family protein encodes MTFNLRVPVDRGGNSWVHRRPVMRALLQRTAPHVMGTQEGRFSQIQAVWSDLGRHYDWIGTPGGGGEESVAIYYDVRRLEPLEHDVFRLSDTPNVPDSDTWGAAFPRLVTRVLFRDRLGTGREFHVLNTHLDHRSEYARVRAAALIAERIRGLGTSRPALLTGDFNAVAHQDQAYATLLDSGLVDTWDTAQRTGPVFGTFNSWRPLKPDGERIDWILSTPDVTVHRAWVDTFTVEGRYPSDHLPVLASVSLG; translated from the coding sequence ATGACGTTCAACCTCCGGGTGCCGGTCGACCGGGGCGGCAACAGCTGGGTCCACCGACGCCCGGTGATGCGGGCGCTGTTACAGCGGACCGCCCCGCACGTCATGGGCACCCAGGAGGGCCGGTTCTCGCAGATCCAGGCCGTCTGGTCCGACCTCGGCCGGCACTACGACTGGATCGGCACGCCTGGCGGCGGTGGCGAGGAGTCGGTGGCGATCTACTACGACGTCCGCCGGCTCGAGCCCCTCGAGCACGACGTGTTCCGGCTCTCCGACACGCCGAACGTGCCCGACTCCGACACCTGGGGCGCGGCCTTCCCCCGGCTGGTGACCCGGGTGCTCTTCCGCGACCGGCTGGGCACGGGACGGGAGTTCCACGTCCTGAACACCCACCTCGACCACCGCAGCGAGTACGCACGCGTGCGTGCCGCCGCCCTGATCGCGGAGCGGATCAGGGGGCTGGGCACCTCCCGCCCGGCGCTGCTGACCGGCGACTTCAACGCCGTCGCCCATCAGGACCAGGCCTACGCCACCCTGCTGGACTCCGGCCTCGTCGACACCTGGGACACCGCACAGCGGACCGGACCGGTGTTCGGGACCTTCAACAGCTGGCGGCCGCTGAAGCCCGACGGCGAGCGCATCGACTGGATCCTGTCGACGCCGGACGTCACGGTCCACCGGGCGTGGGTCGACACGTTCACCGTGGAGGGCCGCTATCCGAGCGACCATCTGCCGGTGCTGGCGTCGGTGAGCCTGGGATGA
- a CDS encoding electron transfer flavoprotein subunit alpha/FixB family protein: MAEVLVYVDHVDGAVRKPTLELLTLARRIGEPVALALGPGAENTAAALAEHGAVKVLTHDASEYADYLVVPKVDALQAAVESVSPAAVLVPSSAEGKEIAARLALRIGSGVITDATDLEAGDEGPVATQSVFAASFTTKTRVSKGTPVITVKPNSAAVEAAPAAGVVEALAVTFSAQATGTRVTGRTPRESTGRPELTEAAIVVSGGRGVNGAENFGLIEALADSLGAAVGASRAAVDAGWYPHTNQVGQTGKSVSPQLYIANGISGAIQHRAGMQTSKTIVAVNKDAEAPIFDLVDYGVVGDLFDVVPQLTEEINARKG; this comes from the coding sequence ATGGCTGAAGTCCTCGTCTACGTCGACCACGTGGACGGCGCCGTCCGCAAGCCCACCCTGGAGCTGCTGACGCTGGCCCGCCGCATCGGCGAGCCGGTCGCCCTCGCCCTCGGCCCGGGCGCCGAGAACACCGCCGCCGCGCTGGCCGAGCACGGCGCGGTGAAGGTGCTGACCCACGACGCGTCCGAGTACGCCGACTACCTGGTCGTGCCGAAGGTGGACGCGCTGCAGGCCGCCGTCGAGTCGGTTTCTCCGGCCGCCGTCCTTGTCCCGTCCTCCGCGGAGGGCAAGGAGATCGCCGCCCGTCTCGCGCTGCGCATCGGCTCCGGCGTCATCACCGACGCGACCGACCTCGAGGCCGGCGACGAGGGCCCGGTGGCCACCCAGTCGGTGTTCGCCGCGTCCTTCACCACCAAGACCCGTGTCTCCAAGGGCACCCCGGTCATCACCGTCAAGCCCAACAGCGCCGCCGTGGAGGCCGCTCCGGCCGCCGGCGTCGTCGAGGCCCTCGCGGTGACCTTCTCCGCCCAGGCGACCGGCACCAGGGTCACCGGCCGCACGCCGCGTGAGTCGACCGGGCGTCCGGAGCTGACCGAGGCCGCGATCGTGGTCTCCGGCGGCCGTGGCGTCAACGGCGCCGAGAACTTCGGACTCATCGAGGCCCTCGCCGACTCCCTCGGCGCGGCCGTCGGCGCCTCGCGCGCCGCGGTGGACGCCGGCTGGTACCCGCACACCAACCAGGTCGGCCAGACCGGCAAGTCCGTCTCGCCGCAGCTGTACATCGCCAACGGCATCTCCGGCGCGATCCAGCACCGCGCGGGCATGCAGACCTCGAAGACCATCGTGGCCGTCAACAAGGACGCCGAGGCCCCGATCTTCGACCTCGTCGACTACGGCGTCGTCGGCGACCTCTTCGACGTCGTCCCCCAGCTCACCGAGGAGATCAACGCCCGCAAGGGCTGA
- a CDS encoding electron transfer flavoprotein subunit beta/FixA family protein, with protein MSLRIVVTVKYVPDATGDRHFADDLTVDRDDVDGLLSELDEYAVEQALQISENADDDVEITVLTVGPEDAKDALRKALSMGADKAIHVEDDDLHGTDVIGTSLVLAKAIEKAGYDLVISGMASTDGTAGVIPALLAERLGVPQVTLLSEVSVEDGAVKGRRDGDAASEQLEASLPAVVSVTDQSGEARYPSFKGIMAAKKKPVQSWDLSDLDIEAEEVGLEGSWTAVDSAAARPARTAGTIVKDEGEGGKQLAEFLASQKFV; from the coding sequence GTGAGCTTGAGGATCGTTGTCACTGTGAAGTACGTGCCCGACGCCACTGGCGACCGGCACTTCGCCGATGACCTGACCGTCGACCGGGACGACGTGGACGGTCTGCTCTCCGAGCTCGACGAGTACGCGGTCGAGCAGGCGCTGCAGATCTCCGAGAACGCGGACGACGACGTGGAGATCACCGTCCTGACGGTGGGCCCGGAGGACGCCAAGGACGCGCTGCGCAAGGCGCTTTCCATGGGCGCCGACAAGGCGATCCACGTCGAGGACGACGACCTGCACGGCACCGACGTCATCGGCACCTCCCTGGTGCTGGCCAAGGCCATCGAGAAGGCCGGCTACGACCTGGTGATCTCCGGCATGGCCTCCACCGACGGCACCGCCGGTGTCATCCCGGCCCTGCTGGCCGAGCGTCTGGGCGTCCCGCAGGTCACCCTGCTGTCCGAGGTCTCGGTCGAGGACGGCGCGGTCAAGGGCCGCCGCGACGGCGACGCCGCGAGCGAGCAGCTCGAGGCCTCCCTCCCGGCGGTCGTGTCGGTCACCGACCAGTCGGGCGAGGCGCGTTACCCGTCCTTCAAGGGCATCATGGCCGCCAAGAAGAAGCCGGTTCAGTCCTGGGACCTGTCCGACCTCGACATCGAGGCGGAAGAGGTCGGCCTGGAGGGCTCCTGGACCGCGGTCGACTCCGCGGCCGCGCGTCCGGCCCGCACCGCGGGCACGATCGTCAAGGACGAGGGCGAGGGCGGCAAGCAGCTCGCCGAGTTCCTCGCGAGCCAGAAGTTCGTCTAA
- a CDS encoding flavin reductase family protein: protein MTATPDLGTSQLASPDLLRSVFRRHAAGVAVITAAGASGPVGFTATSLSSVSAEPPLLSFGVGTGASSWPALSGADHVGVHILGEHQRELAATFARSGADRFGAPTAWREGPEGVPVLDDVLAWLVCRVVARVPAGDHRIVLAEVVLGDPAGTGRPLLYHQGRFTALRD from the coding sequence ATGACGGCCACGCCCGACCTCGGCACCTCCCAGCTCGCCTCGCCCGACCTGCTGCGCTCCGTCTTCCGGCGGCACGCGGCGGGAGTCGCCGTGATCACCGCCGCCGGCGCGTCCGGTCCGGTCGGCTTCACCGCCACCTCCCTCTCCTCCGTCTCCGCCGAGCCCCCGCTGCTCTCCTTCGGCGTCGGCACCGGCGCCTCCAGCTGGCCGGCGCTCTCCGGGGCCGACCACGTCGGCGTGCACATACTCGGCGAGCACCAGCGGGAGCTCGCCGCCACCTTCGCCAGGAGCGGCGCCGACCGCTTCGGCGCGCCGACGGCCTGGCGCGAGGGCCCCGAGGGGGTCCCCGTGCTCGACGACGTGCTCGCCTGGCTGGTGTGCCGGGTGGTCGCGCGCGTGCCTGCGGGAGATCACCGCATCGTGCTGGCCGAGGTCGTCCTCGGAGACCCGGCCGGCACGGGCCGCCCGCTGCTCTACCACCAGGGGCGGTTCACCGCCTTGCGGGATTGA